A single window of Leptolyngbya ohadii IS1 DNA harbors:
- a CDS encoding Gp37 family protein: MDVAAIEQALIDRLSPLRQAGLLVRALPNQSGETGKIEGNGAITLSWALDEATAPSSMGFFTQDCLMSWVLDIRLRNLREEAGAWEIRKAIYGLLVGFQPPGCKKMYARRFEFVDRTDAVWVFQATFIVPTVLMEVGQPDEELPLLKDIFLADETVNGVEVAETYPLIDT, from the coding sequence ATGGACGTTGCAGCAATTGAGCAGGCATTGATCGATCGCCTCTCTCCCCTGCGTCAGGCGGGACTATTGGTGCGAGCATTACCCAATCAATCGGGCGAGACTGGCAAGATCGAGGGCAATGGAGCCATTACCCTGAGCTGGGCACTGGATGAAGCGACCGCTCCCAGTTCGATGGGCTTTTTCACCCAGGATTGCTTGATGAGCTGGGTTCTGGATATTCGCCTGAGAAACCTGCGAGAGGAAGCCGGAGCGTGGGAGATCAGGAAAGCAATTTATGGGCTACTGGTAGGTTTCCAACCTCCGGGCTGCAAGAAGATGTATGCGCGGCGATTTGAGTTTGTCGATCGCACAGATGCAGTCTGGGTTTTTCAGGCGACGTTCATTGTGCCAACGGTGCTAATGGAAGTGGGACAACCAGACGAAGAACTGCCTCTGCTGAAAGATATTTTCTTGGCAGATGAAACCGTGAACGGCGTGGAAGTCGCCGAAACTTACCCGCTCATCGACACCTGA
- a CDS encoding phage tail tape measure protein — MASQALQILLEAIDNASAPIRGVIEQIDRLERTSRSISDAGKKISDFGGAMTRNVTLPVAAGLGAATYAAIQMEDALTQVNKAYGFDAGSKQAQQAQQVIQGLSLELGQMPTDVAAIATEAGKLGVQFNQLNDYTRLVTKSSVAFDMSAQNAGESMGVLTNVLGYMKNGVVDIEGLTRFGDVVNHLADNGATSESAIINVMKRAGGATRAFGLTSESAAGMAAAFLNLGDAPEVVGTAMNSMLPALMNASRGTDKFQKGLEALGLDAKTFEQSIKKDAAGALTDFISRLGKSENASAVLSDMFGTGSDASMLLKAAKNAEQFRKTIESASKVKAGGMMSTFDKQSATTSAALTRFGAVSQILGNTIGSALLPPLNDVLEKITPMVQKFAEFAQANPKIMQMVVSFALVAAAIGPVIIVVGQLVTALGSLKAAMVAIKGVQLASSFSGLGMAANSILAVGKAMAVMVAAAAALGAILGGVVYAVFSVGAALTGESFTFGEFINVIKTSLMELPQNLAMIPETVGAIFSAIGVSIQTTFINLGLSVQMMVTNVMNGFNSLGAQIGAVWNQIVASVQTAFSNMVSAISNGVSQAVTAVQSMGSQIIGAVQSIGQQLYSAGANLMQMLADGIRSAAGAVTGAISSIAGQVAGFLPGSPVDTGPLRVFNSGYTGSQLMQMLAGGIQSYPIDGVMGAALSPVAAQTAGIVPTSTGAGITPTGAMGGGMGGGAITLTYSPTLYLGNAGKESEGSFRELLQEHRDDIERMLDEMQRRKERLAYG, encoded by the coding sequence ATGGCATCTCAAGCTCTGCAAATTCTTTTGGAGGCGATTGACAACGCCTCAGCTCCCATACGTGGTGTCATTGAGCAAATCGATCGACTGGAGCGTACATCTCGCAGCATCAGCGATGCTGGGAAAAAGATCAGCGACTTCGGCGGAGCAATGACCCGCAATGTTACTCTTCCCGTCGCGGCTGGTCTGGGTGCTGCAACCTATGCAGCGATTCAGATGGAGGATGCACTCACACAAGTCAATAAAGCTTACGGCTTTGATGCTGGCAGCAAGCAGGCACAACAGGCACAGCAAGTTATTCAAGGCTTGTCTTTGGAATTGGGACAAATGCCCACTGATGTCGCTGCGATCGCCACAGAAGCCGGAAAACTTGGGGTGCAGTTCAACCAGTTGAACGACTACACACGGCTGGTCACGAAATCTTCAGTCGCGTTCGATATGAGCGCCCAGAATGCTGGTGAGTCAATGGGCGTTCTGACGAACGTGCTGGGCTACATGAAAAACGGTGTCGTCGATATCGAGGGACTGACCCGCTTCGGTGATGTCGTTAACCACCTGGCAGACAATGGAGCCACATCAGAAAGCGCAATCATCAACGTAATGAAACGGGCTGGTGGTGCAACCAGAGCTTTTGGGCTTACCAGCGAATCTGCGGCAGGCATGGCAGCCGCATTCTTGAACCTGGGTGATGCGCCGGAGGTGGTTGGAACTGCGATGAACTCCATGCTGCCTGCTCTGATGAACGCATCCAGGGGAACGGACAAGTTCCAAAAGGGGCTTGAAGCGTTAGGTCTGGACGCGAAAACGTTTGAGCAGTCGATCAAGAAAGATGCAGCCGGGGCACTGACAGACTTCATCTCCCGCTTGGGCAAATCCGAAAATGCATCGGCTGTACTCTCCGATATGTTTGGCACTGGCAGCGATGCTTCTATGCTTCTGAAAGCAGCGAAGAACGCTGAGCAGTTCAGGAAAACGATCGAGAGTGCAAGCAAAGTCAAAGCAGGCGGCATGATGTCCACCTTTGATAAGCAGTCTGCGACGACTTCAGCAGCATTGACGCGATTTGGTGCTGTCAGTCAGATCTTGGGCAACACGATCGGCTCGGCACTCCTGCCCCCACTGAATGACGTGCTAGAGAAGATCACGCCGATGGTGCAGAAGTTTGCAGAGTTCGCACAAGCCAACCCAAAAATTATGCAGATGGTAGTCAGTTTTGCGCTTGTGGCGGCTGCGATTGGTCCGGTCATCATCGTAGTCGGGCAACTGGTAACGGCTCTTGGCTCGCTGAAAGCTGCGATGGTTGCGATTAAAGGGGTACAGCTTGCTTCCTCATTCAGCGGATTGGGGATGGCAGCAAACAGCATCCTGGCAGTCGGTAAGGCAATGGCGGTAATGGTTGCGGCTGCGGCTGCACTGGGGGCAATCCTGGGGGGAGTCGTTTATGCGGTGTTCTCCGTTGGCGCGGCTCTCACTGGCGAGAGCTTTACCTTTGGGGAGTTCATCAACGTCATTAAGACCAGCCTGATGGAACTGCCCCAAAATCTGGCGATGATTCCCGAAACAGTTGGGGCAATCTTCTCAGCGATCGGGGTCAGCATTCAGACCACGTTCATCAATCTGGGCTTGAGCGTTCAGATGATGGTGACAAACGTGATGAACGGATTCAACTCGCTGGGAGCGCAGATCGGCGCGGTCTGGAATCAAATCGTAGCTTCAGTGCAGACAGCTTTCAGCAACATGGTTTCTGCCATCTCTAACGGAGTCTCCCAGGCGGTCACCGCAGTGCAGAGCATGGGTTCCCAGATTATTGGGGCTGTGCAGTCCATTGGACAGCAGTTGTATTCAGCCGGAGCGAACCTGATGCAAATGCTCGCTGACGGGATTCGGAGTGCAGCCGGAGCAGTAACAGGTGCTATCAGTTCGATCGCAGGACAGGTGGCAGGCTTCCTGCCTGGTAGCCCGGTCGATACGGGTCCACTGCGAGTCTTCAACAGCGGCTACACGGGTAGCCAACTGATGCAAATGCTGGCGGGCGGGATTCAGTCTTACCCGATTGATGGGGTGATGGGTGCAGCACTATCTCCCGTTGCCGCGCAAACAGCCGGAATTGTGCCTACTTCGACAGGGGCAGGCATCACACCGACTGGAGCAATGGGCGGTGGAATGGGCGGCGGTGCTATCACTCTCACGTATTCTCCGACGCTTTACCTGGGCAATGCAGGAAAAGAATCGGAGGGCAGTTTCCGCGAACTACTCCAGGAACATAGGGACGATATTGAGCGAATGCTTGATGAGATGCAACGGCGGAAGGAACGTTTAGCGTATGGTTAG
- a CDS encoding phage tail protein, whose product MVSGINKQQKVANRAPLALLGDLEIDIITAPRSFDFTERSVYSQHDKIERKPGLQYTGESLNEISMDFRLASQWTDPDAQLKRLQAARRAHLSMALILGTGRFAGNYVIEEIRTNVVVTDISGNLDAIEVSVKLKETLTKPPKTKRFGKSPFKKRRR is encoded by the coding sequence ATGGTTAGCGGCATCAACAAGCAACAAAAGGTCGCAAACCGCGCACCTCTCGCGCTTCTGGGCGATCTTGAGATTGACATCATCACTGCCCCTAGATCGTTCGACTTCACCGAAAGGAGCGTGTATAGCCAGCATGACAAAATTGAGCGCAAACCAGGACTGCAATATACTGGCGAGTCTCTCAACGAAATCAGTATGGATTTTAGGCTTGCTTCTCAGTGGACAGATCCAGACGCTCAACTTAAACGGCTCCAGGCGGCAAGGCGGGCACACCTGTCGATGGCATTGATTCTAGGGACTGGCAGATTTGCCGGAAACTATGTGATTGAGGAGATCCGGACAAATGTGGTGGTGACAGACATCTCAGGCAATCTGGACGCGATCGAAGTGAGCGTGAAGCTGAAGGAGACGCTGACCAAACCACCGAAGACAAAGCGGTTTGGGAAATCGCCCTTTAAGAAGCGGAGGCGATGA
- a CDS encoding phage tail sheath family protein, with translation MVQSFFHGVQTRYLDTVPRSVQTIQTAIILLVGTAPTYKAATPAVLNRPTRCINDLDDVANFGSKTRGFSIPAALDAIRDNGGGTVEVVNVWNPATHTTQAQNINYTFPTTGTDANRVQLRQVSGSPGSQTIVAGTVAEGLTGVTVTASGGTPTYTLNTDYTLNTQTGQITRLATGTIAAGATVRATYTYADPSRVTSTEIIGAVTNGIRTGLQAGLDVFNLRGYRPKIIICPGFSDLTTVSAEMISLASTLEAYALIDAPANATRDEAIAGRAGTAPVSNFNTASRRAVLCYPRVFDTENQLQPYSQFLAGVIARTDGEFGYWWSPSNKEIRGITGIEANLTADFTNPNTDVNALNAAGITTIYNNFGTGFLTWGNRSALFPSDTTPLNFIPLGRTLDIFHESLQRASLPYVDRPINEALIDAIEATGNGFIREQVVLGALLEGSRLYYDRAKNPATALAAGRITFSIVLMIPTPAETIIYESTLDINLLSQLGQGR, from the coding sequence ATGGTTCAGTCGTTTTTTCACGGGGTTCAGACCCGCTATCTGGACACGGTTCCCCGCTCCGTCCAGACCATCCAGACGGCAATTATTCTGCTGGTGGGCACAGCTCCTACCTATAAGGCAGCAACTCCCGCAGTCCTGAATCGCCCAACTCGCTGCATTAACGACCTGGACGACGTAGCGAACTTCGGCTCAAAGACCAGGGGCTTTTCCATTCCGGCTGCGCTGGATGCGATTCGAGACAATGGCGGCGGTACGGTCGAAGTGGTCAATGTCTGGAACCCTGCAACCCACACGACCCAAGCGCAAAACATCAACTACACCTTCCCGACGACTGGCACGGATGCGAACCGGGTGCAGCTCCGACAGGTATCAGGCTCACCGGGCAGCCAGACGATCGTGGCTGGCACTGTCGCCGAAGGGCTGACAGGGGTGACGGTGACAGCTTCTGGTGGAACACCCACCTACACGCTGAACACCGATTACACGCTGAACACCCAGACTGGGCAGATTACTCGCCTCGCCACTGGCACGATTGCGGCTGGAGCAACGGTGCGAGCTACCTACACCTACGCCGATCCTTCTAGGGTCACCTCTACGGAAATCATCGGCGCGGTGACAAACGGGATTCGGACTGGCTTGCAGGCTGGACTGGATGTGTTCAACCTGCGAGGGTATCGTCCCAAGATCATCATCTGCCCTGGCTTCAGCGACCTGACCACCGTTTCGGCAGAAATGATTTCACTGGCATCCACTCTGGAAGCCTATGCGCTGATCGATGCTCCGGCAAATGCAACGCGAGATGAGGCGATCGCCGGACGTGCCGGAACTGCTCCGGTGAGCAACTTCAATACGGCATCCAGACGAGCGGTGCTGTGCTATCCGAGGGTGTTTGATACTGAAAACCAGCTTCAGCCCTACTCCCAATTCCTGGCGGGCGTGATTGCTCGGACGGATGGTGAGTTTGGCTATTGGTGGTCGCCCAGCAACAAGGAAATTCGCGGTATTACCGGGATTGAAGCAAATCTGACGGCAGACTTCACCAACCCGAATACCGATGTGAATGCCCTGAACGCTGCTGGCATCACCACGATTTACAACAACTTCGGCACGGGCTTCCTGACCTGGGGGAACCGCTCGGCACTGTTTCCCAGCGATACGACTCCGCTCAATTTCATCCCGCTTGGCAGAACCCTGGATATCTTCCACGAAAGCCTGCAACGTGCAAGCCTGCCCTATGTCGATCGTCCCATCAATGAAGCTCTGATCGATGCGATCGAAGCCACCGGAAACGGCTTCATCAGGGAGCAGGTGGTGCTGGGCGCATTGCTGGAAGGTTCGCGGCTCTACTATGACCGAGCCAAGAATCCTGCCACTGCGCTGGCTGCGGGGCGGATCACCTTTTCGATCGTGCTGATGATTCCGACTCCAGCGGAAACCATCATCTACGAATCGACGCTGGATATTAACCTTCTGAGCCAGTTAGGGCAGGGACGGTAA
- a CDS encoding PAAR domain-containing protein, with product MPRVARIGDTISHGGNIIGGSPDCYCNGQQVGRLGDPVLCFAHGVQAISSASSTTFANGIGVARLGDSITCGAVISSASPDVWVDG from the coding sequence ATGCCCAGAGTAGCGAGAATTGGAGACACAATTTCCCACGGCGGAAATATTATCGGCGGATCACCCGACTGCTATTGCAATGGGCAGCAGGTTGGTCGTTTGGGTGATCCTGTCCTTTGTTTTGCTCACGGCGTTCAGGCTATCAGCTCTGCTAGCAGCACAACATTTGCCAATGGTATCGGTGTGGCGAGATTGGGGGACTCCATTACCTGCGGGGCTGTGATCAGCTCTGCCAGCCCTGACGTTTGGGTGGATGGCTAG
- a CDS encoding phage major tail tube protein, with product MNTIYKFDGAVVWLNGTSLAGEINEIELPEISWDVIEHETIALIGTPEFANKLEAMESTITWASYSPDLAEAAANAFRSVNLQIRASAGQYTANGKTGDISLKIDLTGRFKNNQMGTFSPGEMERESVMTVDFVSEKWNNTEILAIGINPPIYRVRGRDLLEGMRRNLGG from the coding sequence TTGAATACCATCTATAAATTTGACGGTGCAGTGGTTTGGCTCAATGGCACTTCGCTGGCAGGAGAGATTAACGAGATCGAACTGCCGGAAATCTCCTGGGATGTGATTGAGCATGAGACGATTGCTTTAATCGGCACCCCGGAGTTTGCGAACAAGCTGGAAGCGATGGAATCCACTATTACGTGGGCTTCCTACTCTCCAGACTTGGCAGAAGCAGCAGCGAACGCATTCCGCTCGGTAAACCTGCAAATTCGCGCTTCGGCAGGACAATACACTGCCAACGGCAAGACCGGGGATATCAGCCTCAAAATCGACCTGACCGGACGCTTCAAGAACAACCAGATGGGCACGTTCAGCCCTGGTGAAATGGAGCGGGAATCAGTGATGACAGTCGATTTCGTCAGCGAGAAGTGGAATAACACAGAGATTCTGGCGATCGGCATCAACCCACCCATCTACCGGGTTCGTGGGCGCGATTTGCTGGAAGGGATGCGGCGCAACTTAGGCGGCTAG
- a CDS encoding phage late control D family protein gives MARTPVFKLSYLGKDITADVKPFTTSIGYVDNLEGEADEIEVAIDNADLRWMDSWLPKEGDTLTLQLGYEGEPLTPETTFEVDEPQFSGAPDVLRLKGQATPITASLRQKRTQAYENVTLRQIAQTIAQRHGLEIVGNVPDLKLERVTQKEQSDLEFLLEQSQEFGLVFKIEGTKRLVFYRIEELEKAAAVLTINRMDVSRYDLTRKAAGTYKAAKVKYFDPKTGKYIEATIDADGNELPKPKEGEQEQTVGDTLSIRERVENLEQARVKAKEQLRRENSSRIEIELDMEGSVILAAGVNFKLNGFRKFDGKYMIESVRHRLDKRSGYRSNVKGRRIEE, from the coding sequence ATGGCAAGAACTCCAGTTTTTAAGCTCAGCTATCTCGGAAAGGACATCACGGCAGACGTGAAGCCCTTCACCACGTCGATCGGCTACGTGGACAATTTGGAGGGAGAGGCAGACGAGATAGAAGTGGCGATCGACAATGCCGATCTCCGCTGGATGGACTCCTGGCTGCCCAAGGAAGGCGATACCCTCACCCTGCAACTAGGCTATGAAGGGGAACCCCTCACGCCGGAAACCACGTTTGAAGTGGATGAGCCGCAATTCTCTGGAGCGCCGGACGTGCTTCGGTTGAAGGGGCAAGCGACTCCTATCACTGCCAGCTTGCGGCAAAAAAGGACTCAGGCATACGAGAACGTGACACTGCGGCAGATTGCCCAGACGATCGCCCAGCGGCATGGACTAGAAATCGTGGGAAATGTCCCAGACCTGAAGCTAGAGCGGGTGACGCAGAAGGAACAGAGCGACCTGGAGTTCTTGCTGGAGCAGTCCCAGGAATTTGGACTGGTGTTCAAAATCGAGGGCACGAAGCGGCTGGTCTTTTACCGCATTGAGGAACTGGAGAAGGCGGCTGCGGTGCTGACCATCAACCGGATGGACGTAAGCCGCTACGACCTCACCCGGAAGGCGGCAGGCACTTACAAAGCCGCGAAGGTGAAGTATTTTGACCCTAAGACAGGCAAATACATTGAGGCGACGATCGACGCTGACGGGAATGAGCTGCCCAAACCGAAGGAAGGGGAGCAGGAGCAGACCGTGGGCGATACCCTGAGCATTCGCGAGAGGGTAGAGAACCTGGAGCAGGCACGGGTGAAGGCGAAAGAGCAACTGCGGCGGGAGAACAGCAGCCGGATTGAGATCGAGCTGGACATGGAGGGAAGTGTGATTCTGGCGGCTGGCGTGAACTTCAAGCTGAATGGCTTCAGGAAATTCGACGGCAAGTACATGATCGAATCGGTGAGACACAGGCTGGACAAGCGATCGGGCTATCGCTCAAACGTGAAGGGCAGGAGGATTGAGGAGTGA
- a CDS encoding ribbon-helix-helix protein, CopG family translates to MSKVAITVRISDEELEKLKAYCEQESRTQTEVIREMIRGLKLKKTGG, encoded by the coding sequence ATGAGCAAAGTAGCTATCACAGTAAGAATTTCCGATGAAGAACTTGAAAAGCTAAAGGCTTACTGCGAACAAGAATCCAGGACACAAACGGAGGTAATCAGGGAAATGATCAGGGGACTGAAATTGAAAAAAACGGGAGGATAA
- a CDS encoding major capsid protein, whose protein sequence is MKTFYELYEELQEDRYFERLALNPQAQFGSEDQPLLGASLLPERLVEQNSFEETQVRYRTQPALDNNRYSPTQKQASGHLVGSFRVDLGHTDTQKEFTGKDHDDLIKLLERDSDMEATMRVIRWSDNELVRPHVFKNEIQRWQALLKAQVIRRTSDGAMEPIDYYRPADHYVEVPGGTAATPAGWYSNNYDPFDDIEAGVEKLEGKGYQVTGMYSTGYLARVLRRNAKVIGRSTSISVNADGQITSTTNRVSNSVLDEIMLDEAYPTITRYNGGYESATGFKRYMELDTDGDYLLLVGSTQRQYDLATDYVGTSAADVGEFADGAIVLPNTLGYYGVGRNVGESNPGRTITTWMQDKKPKGMGGESYQAGLPVIAEPQAYYVIKVKRPTP, encoded by the coding sequence ATGAAGACTTTTTACGAACTCTACGAAGAACTGCAAGAAGACCGCTATTTTGAGCGGCTTGCCCTGAATCCGCAAGCTCAGTTTGGCTCTGAAGATCAGCCGTTGCTGGGTGCATCGCTGCTGCCAGAGCGACTGGTTGAGCAAAACTCCTTTGAAGAAACGCAGGTGCGCTACCGGACTCAGCCTGCACTGGACAACAACCGCTATTCGCCGACTCAGAAGCAGGCAAGCGGGCATCTGGTTGGTTCGTTCCGGGTAGACCTGGGACACACCGACACTCAGAAGGAGTTCACAGGTAAGGATCACGATGACCTGATTAAGCTTCTGGAGCGCGATAGCGACATGGAAGCAACGATGCGGGTGATTCGCTGGTCAGACAATGAGCTGGTCCGTCCCCACGTTTTCAAGAACGAGATCCAGCGGTGGCAGGCTCTCCTGAAAGCTCAGGTGATTCGTCGGACTAGCGATGGGGCGATGGAGCCGATCGACTACTACCGTCCAGCCGATCACTACGTTGAAGTTCCGGGTGGGACGGCAGCAACTCCGGCAGGCTGGTACAGCAACAACTACGACCCGTTCGACGATATTGAGGCGGGTGTAGAGAAGCTGGAAGGCAAAGGCTATCAGGTAACTGGGATGTACAGCACAGGCTACTTGGCTCGCGTGCTGCGCCGTAATGCCAAAGTGATTGGACGTTCCACTTCGATTAGCGTGAATGCCGACGGGCAAATCACCAGCACAACCAACCGGGTCAGCAATTCGGTGCTGGATGAAATCATGCTGGATGAAGCTTATCCGACAATTACCCGCTACAACGGCGGCTATGAGAGCGCGACAGGCTTCAAGCGGTACATGGAGCTGGACACTGACGGCGATTACCTGCTGCTAGTTGGCTCTACCCAACGTCAATACGACCTAGCAACTGACTATGTGGGCACGTCTGCTGCTGATGTGGGCGAGTTCGCCGATGGTGCGATCGTGCTGCCCAATACGCTGGGCTACTACGGAGTTGGGCGCAACGTGGGCGAGAGCAACCCCGGACGCACAATCACTACCTGGATGCAGGACAAGAAGCCAAAAGGGATGGGCGGTGAATCCTACCAGGCTGGACTCCCTGTGATTGCTGAACCGCAAGCCTACTACGTCATTAAGGTCAAGCGACCCACTCCCTAA
- a CDS encoding tail protein X → MMEFTEYITRQEQRWDTIAWETYGDPYGYEPILMANPQYRGLVKLPAGTRLQIPVLPEATPTLSAELLPPWKR, encoded by the coding sequence ATGATGGAGTTTACCGAATACATCACGCGACAGGAACAGCGCTGGGACACGATCGCCTGGGAAACCTACGGCGACCCATACGGGTATGAGCCAATCTTGATGGCAAACCCACAGTATCGGGGACTGGTGAAGCTGCCAGCCGGGACAAGGCTGCAAATCCCGGTATTACCGGAGGCAACGCCCACTCTCAGCGCGGAGCTGCTGCCTCCCTGGAAGCGATAG
- a CDS encoding HNH endonuclease — protein MDFDQVKADFEAAGWTVFSTEFVNTKTPLKVRCRQGHIQKVSYGSVRRGNYCDTCARKSGYGGNKGSLEKCRAMVEAVPGYTLLDTVYQPHPWKIHVRCPNGHEYKVIKGSFSNGARCHQCFVDRVSGTNHYAWRHDLTPEQRKKLRTDRKSQKAKCWKKAVLKRDGYICQKCGSRKKLVGHHIKNWIDYEELRYEVSNGITLCSPCHDAFHSRFGKRYTNEDQLACFLEDLKTG, from the coding sequence TTGGACTTTGATCAGGTGAAGGCAGATTTTGAGGCTGCTGGTTGGACAGTGTTCAGCACCGAATTTGTAAACACGAAAACGCCTTTGAAGGTTCGATGCCGTCAAGGGCATATTCAAAAGGTTTCCTACGGTTCTGTTCGCAGAGGCAACTACTGCGACACTTGCGCTCGCAAAAGCGGCTACGGTGGCAACAAAGGCAGTTTGGAAAAGTGCAGAGCAATGGTAGAGGCTGTTCCTGGCTATACGCTTCTCGATACCGTTTATCAGCCTCATCCCTGGAAGATTCATGTCCGCTGCCCTAACGGTCATGAGTACAAGGTGATAAAAGGAAGCTTCTCCAATGGTGCAAGATGCCATCAATGCTTTGTTGATAGGGTTTCTGGAACCAATCACTACGCTTGGAGGCATGACCTGACACCGGAACAGCGTAAGAAGCTGAGAACAGACAGAAAAAGCCAGAAGGCGAAATGCTGGAAAAAGGCTGTACTGAAGCGAGATGGCTACATTTGCCAAAAATGCGGGAGTCGAAAAAAGCTGGTGGGACACCATATAAAGAACTGGATTGATTACGAAGAACTAAGGTATGAAGTCTCAAACGGAATCACTCTTTGTTCACCCTGCCATGATGCGTTTCACTCCAGGTTTGGCAAAAGATACACCAATGAAGACCAACTAGCCTGCTTTCTGGAAGATCTGAAAACAGGCTAG
- a CDS encoding minor capsid protein, translating to MNRETLALAERYDRLARDLEDQTIDRLDRAIDQSYRNLEREFLRQYPEMQAQGSLLASQRRAVLMNDLSALLAIIRPEQAEEYEQLFQRMIVAASGLGGDLAGAMLEAIAPDSFARAFAGINLEAVALQARDGARRLYRYNEEFQGKASAIVEQGLIQGWGARRVADSLRSEMGVAKFNAERIARTEVMSALNDGAQLRYQQAGIEAVQWVVTPSEGLCPICAARNGQVYPIGKVRVPIHPFDRCLLLPWRREWQEAGLTDDEFTADYRNRVLRELKAGGKQAQDRVAAFEKAGGLEKPPTPIWKP from the coding sequence ATGAACCGTGAAACGCTGGCACTGGCAGAGCGGTATGACAGGCTGGCTCGCGACCTGGAAGACCAGACGATCGACCGCCTCGATCGAGCGATTGACCAAAGTTACCGCAATCTAGAGCGGGAGTTCTTGCGGCAATACCCAGAGATGCAAGCTCAAGGCAGTCTGTTGGCATCGCAACGGCGAGCAGTGCTGATGAATGACCTCTCTGCCCTGCTTGCCATCATTCGCCCAGAGCAGGCGGAAGAGTATGAGCAGCTATTCCAGCGGATGATTGTGGCTGCGAGCGGGTTGGGTGGCGACCTGGCAGGAGCCATGCTGGAGGCAATCGCCCCAGACAGCTTTGCCAGAGCTTTTGCAGGCATCAACCTTGAGGCAGTAGCTCTCCAGGCGAGAGATGGGGCACGGCGGCTCTACCGTTACAACGAAGAATTTCAGGGCAAGGCATCGGCGATCGTTGAACAGGGCTTAATTCAGGGATGGGGTGCAAGGCGAGTCGCTGATAGCCTGCGATCGGAGATGGGAGTCGCCAAGTTCAACGCCGAGCGCATTGCCCGGACTGAGGTGATGTCTGCCCTGAACGATGGGGCACAGCTTCGTTATCAACAAGCCGGAATAGAAGCGGTGCAGTGGGTTGTCACACCTTCCGAAGGGCTGTGCCCAATTTGCGCTGCAAGGAATGGGCAGGTTTATCCAATCGGCAAGGTGCGTGTCCCCATCCACCCCTTTGATCGTTGCCTGCTTTTACCGTGGCGACGGGAGTGGCAGGAGGCTGGACTGACCGATGACGAATTTACCGCAGACTACCGCAATCGGGTGCTAAGGGAACTGAAAGCAGGCGGCAAACAGGCACAGGACAGGGTTGCAGCGTTTGAGAAAGCGGGAGGACTGGAGAAGCCCCCAACTCCGATCTGGAAGCCCTAG
- a CDS encoding phage baseplate assembly protein V, translated as MKPKKEKSSAGQSSLHFGTISEVYANGTARVKLEDLDGMTTMPIPVGHQNTSDRIWYWMPAVGQRVACLLDEKGEQGVVLCGIYTQENPPPIQDLNKLYLKFGAIEITGDVTTGSLQVKATRIDWNP; from the coding sequence GTGAAGCCAAAGAAGGAGAAATCAAGCGCGGGGCAATCGTCCCTCCACTTCGGCACCATCAGCGAGGTCTATGCCAACGGCACAGCACGGGTGAAGCTTGAAGACCTGGACGGCATGACCACGATGCCCATCCCAGTCGGTCATCAAAACACCAGCGATCGGATCTGGTACTGGATGCCAGCAGTAGGTCAGCGAGTCGCCTGCCTCCTGGACGAAAAAGGGGAACAGGGCGTGGTTTTGTGCGGAATCTACACGCAGGAAAACCCGCCTCCTATCCAGGATCTAAACAAGCTTTACCTTAAGTTTGGGGCGATCGAGATAACGGGAGACGTGACCACTGGATCGCTGCAAGTAAAAGCCACTCGAATCGACTGGAACCCTTGA
- a CDS encoding phage virion morphogenesis protein: MRLRIDITTSGDGLDKLAQKLNRLEVPMRQAGLYMERELKMGFARQSDPDGKPWQALKPSTLRRKKTRSILRETGTLAAGISLVSVSSTSATVAATAGSEYGIFHQTGTSKMAQRQIIGIGERHIPQITKIFESYLES; this comes from the coding sequence GTGAGACTGAGGATCGACATCACCACATCAGGAGACGGGCTGGATAAACTAGCTCAGAAACTCAATCGGCTGGAAGTGCCCATGCGTCAGGCGGGGCTGTATATGGAAAGGGAACTCAAAATGGGGTTCGCTCGCCAGTCCGACCCTGACGGAAAGCCCTGGCAGGCTTTGAAGCCCAGCACATTAAGGCGAAAGAAAACCCGCTCTATCCTGCGAGAAACGGGCACTCTGGCGGCGGGAATCTCGCTGGTCAGCGTGAGCAGTACATCGGCAACAGTGGCGGCAACGGCGGGAAGTGAATACGGCATCTTTCACCAGACCGGAACGAGCAAGATGGCTCAACGCCAGATCATCGGCATCGGCGAACGCCATATCCCCCAAATAACGAAAATCTTTGAAAGTTACCTGGAGAGCTGA